A window from Triticum aestivum cultivar Chinese Spring chromosome 6D, IWGSC CS RefSeq v2.1, whole genome shotgun sequence encodes these proteins:
- the LOC123145819 gene encoding sugar transporter ERD6-like 7 encodes MPRGGDAAVEASEHLLGPPPPRGGDGSSLGMVMVSTGVAVLGSFAFGVAIGYSAPAEAGISRDLQLTLSEYSVFGSIITVGAMIGAVVSGQIADVAGRKGAMRASALVSVVGWLAIYFAQSASSLDFGRFCTGLGVGVFSYVVPVFIAEIAPKALRGGLTALNPLMIGTGLSVTYIVGTVVSWRMLAMAGLAPCIILIAGLFFIPESPRWLAKVGRQKEFEIALQRLRGRDADVSLEAAEIKDFIETIDKLPKAGIQDLFSRSYIGPVIIGAGLMVFQQFAGINGILFYASETFVSAGFDSGNLGTILMACIQLPLTTLGALLMDRSGRKPLLLVSTSGLIVGTLMSAVSFYLKVHGILPEQVPIITLTSILVYIASYSLGMGSVPWVIMSEIFPINIKGIGGSFVTLVNWLASLTVSFAFNFLMSWSASGTFFFFAFVCAMAILFIVKIVPETKGKTLEEIQASINCGTWVA; translated from the exons ATGCCAAGGGGTGGTGATGCGGCGGTGGAGGCGAGCGAGCACCTCCTTGGCCCGCCGCCGCCGAGGGGCGGCGACGGGTCGTCGCTGGGGATGGTCATGGTCAGCACCGGTGTCGCCGTGCTCGGCTCTTTCGCCTTCGGCGTCGCG ATTGGCTACTCGGCACCAGCTGAGGCCGGGATCAGCCGGGACCTCCAGCTGACCCTCTCCGAG TACTCGGTTTTCGGGTCGATAATAACAGTCGGGGCCATGATCGGAGCAGTCGTGAGCGGGCAGATTGCGGATGTTGCTGGACGAAAAGGG GCCATGAGGGCTTCTGCTCTCGTTTCCGTTGTCGGATGGCTGGCTATCTACTTTGCACAG AGTGCTTCTTCACTTGATTTTGGGAGATTTTGCACCGGACTCGGCGTCGGAGTGTTTTCGTATGTG GTGCCGGTTTTCATTGCAGAAATTGCTCCGAAGGCTCTTCGCGGGGGGCTTACGGCTCTGAATCCA TTGATGATAGGCACTGGGTTATCCGTGACGTATATCGTCGGCACAGTCGTGTCCTGGCGCATGCTGGCCATGGCTG GACTTGCTCCATGCATAATTCTCATAGCTGGTCTCTTCTTCATTCCTGAATCTCCTCGATGGCTG GCAAAGGTTGGCCGGCAAAAGGAGTTTGAAATAGCACTCCAGCGCCTCCGTGGCAGAGACGCGGATGTGTCCCTTGAAGCTGCAGAAATCAAG GACTTCATCGAAACTATTGACAAACTTCCAAAGGCTGGAATCCAGGATCTTTTCAGCAGGTCATACATCGGTCCTGTCATTATCGGCGCGGGACTAATGGTTTTCCAGCAGTTTGCAGGGATAAACGGGATCCTGTTCTACGCCAGCGAAACATTTGTCTCAGCTG GGTTCGATTCAGGAAACCTAGGAACAATCTTGATGGCGTGTATCCAG TTACCACTCACAACACTTGGAGCTCTACTGATGGACAGGAGTGGGAGAAAGCCACTATTATTG GTTTCCACATCCGGACTCATCGTCGGGACTCTTATGTCAGCAGTATCATTCTACCTTAAG GTTCACGGGATACTCCCGGAGCAAGTCCCAATCATCACACTCACCAGCATATTG GTCTACATTGCAAGCTATTCACTAGGGATGGGTTCCGTTCCTTGGGTCATAATGTCAGAG ATATTCCCCATTAATATAAAAGGAATCGGCGGAAGCTTCGTGACTCTGGTGAACTGGTTGGCTTCATTGACAGTTTCCTTCGCCTTCAACTTCCTCATGAGCTGGAGTGCTTCAG GAACATTCTTCTTCTTCGCCTTTGTTTGTGCCATGGCTATTCTCTTCATTGTGAAGATCGTGCCGGAGACAAAAGGCAAGACCTTGGAAGAGATTCAGGCTTCGATAAACTGCGGCACATGGGTGGCTTGA
- the LOC123141972 gene encoding senescence-specific cysteine protease SAG39-like — MAIPKALILGILGCVCFCSSVLAARELSDDLSMVARHESWMVQYGRVYKDDAEKAQRFGVFKANVGFIESFNAKNLKFYLGVNQFADLTNEEFKATKANKGYKPSMERMPTGFRYENVSFDALPATVDWRTKGAVTPIKDQGQCGCCWAFSAVAATEGVVKLKTGKLISLSEQELVDCDVHGEDQGCEGGLMDDAFKFIIKNGGLTTESNYPYTTADDKCKSGTNGAATIKSYEDVPANNEGALMQAVASQPVSVAVDGGDMTFQFYKGGVMTGSCGTDLDHGIAAIGYGKTSDGTKYWLLKNSWGTTWGENGYLRMEKDIPDKKGMCGLAMEPSYPTA, encoded by the exons ATGGCCATCCCAAAAGCTTTGATCCTTGGCATCCTCGGATGTGTCTGCTTCTGCAGTTCGGTCCTAGCAGCTCGTGAGCTCAGCGATGACTTGTCGATGGTGGCAAGGCACGAGAGCTGGATGGTGCAGTACGGCCGTGTGTACAAGGACGATGCTGAGAAGGCGCAACGATTCGGGGTGTTCAAGGCCAATGTCGGGTTCATCGAGTCGTTTAATGCCAAGAACCTCAAGTTCTATTTGGGCGTCAATCAGTTCGCCGACCTAACGAACGAGGAGTTCAAGGCGACGAAGGCTAACAAGGGGTACAAACCGAGCATGGAGAGGATGCCTACCGGATTCAGGTATGAGAATGTAAGTTTCGATGCACTTCCGGCAACCGTAGACTGGAGAACGAAAGGAGCAGTCACCCCCATCAAGGATCAGGGCCAATGTG GTTGTTGTTGGGCTTTTTCTGCCGTCGCTGCTACAGAGGGCGTCGTTAAGCTCAAAACCGGCAAGCTTATCTCCTTGTCTGAGCAAGAACTAGTGGATTGTGATGTCCATGGTGAAGACCAAGGTTGCGAAGGTGGGCTTATGGATGATGCCTTCAAGTTCATAATCAAGAATGGCGGTCTCACAACCGAGTCCAACTACCCATATACCACGGCAGATGACAAGTGCAAGAGTGGAACCAACGGTGCCGCAACCATCAAAAGCTATGAGGATGTTCCAGCCAACAACGAGGGAGCTCTCATGCAAGCCGTCGCAAGCCAACCCGTCTCGGTGGCTGTAGATGGAGGAGATATGACCTTCCAATTTTACAAAGGTGGAGTGATGACAGGCTCATGTGGCACAGACCTGGACCATGGTATTGCGGCTATTGGTTATGGCAAGACCAGCGATGGCACAAAATATTGGTTGCTGAAGAATTCATGGGGAACAACATGGGGCGAGAACGGATATTTAAGAATGGAGAAGGACATTCCCGACAAGAAAGGCATGTGTGGCCTTGCGATGGAGCCTTCTTACCCCACTGCATAG